Proteins from a genomic interval of Haloplasma contractile SSD-17B:
- the rnc gene encoding ribonuclease III, protein MEVKQLTKGIDDKRINVFCKQHELEFKDRSLLIRALTHSSYVNEHRTEDLKDNERLEFLGDAVLELAMSRYLFLNLPDVNEGVMTKRRAQYVCEPSLELYANKINLGKLIRLGKGEEHTGGRKRPAILADAFEALLGAIYLDLGFDQVYDFLGKVAFPAIKAGTLSHVMDYKSKLQELVQTDSARSVTYLIVDEIGPAHNKTFVAEVSMDEIKMGVGEGHSKKEAEQNAAKIALEKMASEQSHK, encoded by the coding sequence ATGGAGGTGAAACAATTGACAAAAGGAATTGATGACAAGCGTATTAATGTATTCTGTAAGCAACATGAACTTGAGTTCAAAGATCGCTCACTACTAATAAGAGCCTTAACTCATTCATCATATGTTAATGAGCACCGGACAGAAGACTTAAAAGATAATGAACGCCTCGAATTTCTAGGTGATGCTGTTTTAGAACTCGCAATGTCTAGATATTTATTTCTAAACCTACCTGATGTTAACGAAGGTGTCATGACAAAAAGGCGTGCACAATATGTGTGTGAACCTTCTCTTGAGTTATATGCAAACAAGATTAATTTAGGTAAATTAATTCGTTTAGGCAAGGGTGAAGAACATACAGGTGGACGTAAACGTCCCGCTATTTTAGCAGATGCCTTTGAAGCCCTACTGGGTGCAATTTACTTAGATTTAGGCTTTGATCAAGTGTATGACTTTTTAGGTAAAGTTGCGTTTCCTGCAATTAAGGCTGGTACTCTTTCACATGTGATGGATTATAAAAGTAAACTACAGGAATTAGTACAAACAGATAGCGCTCGATCGGTAACCTATTTAATTGTTGATGAAATTGGTCCTGCACACAATAAGACATTCGTTGCTGAAGTTTCAATGGATGAAATTAAGATGGGTGTTGGTGAAGGACATTCTAAAAAAGAAGCAGAACAAAATGCAGCAAAAATAGCACTTGAAAAAATGGCAAGTGAACAATCACATAAATAA
- a CDS encoding class I SAM-dependent methyltransferase, producing the protein MELSPRLYHLFVRPKWITNYYNHKIFNNFLKEFDFTNKQVVDLGCGVGTICSYFNPKQYIGLDCDKRRIDYAKTLNPDYTFKTVVDEQVEVPDFSIDYVLIFAVLHHIPKNVISNYLNEFKRILKKSGKLIVIEPCLYDGASIKNTIMKTFDKGEYIRSQDEYMNLLTSQQFKIEQTKRFSKCLYNELFIVAH; encoded by the coding sequence ATGGAATTATCACCACGATTATATCATTTGTTTGTACGCCCGAAATGGATTACAAACTATTATAATCATAAAATATTTAATAACTTTTTGAAGGAGTTTGATTTTACAAATAAACAAGTTGTTGATTTAGGCTGTGGAGTTGGTACTATTTGTTCCTATTTTAATCCTAAACAATATATTGGTCTCGACTGTGACAAAAGACGAATTGATTATGCAAAAACACTTAATCCAGATTACACATTTAAAACAGTCGTAGATGAGCAGGTTGAAGTTCCTGATTTTTCTATTGATTATGTTCTAATCTTTGCTGTTTTGCATCATATTCCTAAGAATGTTATTTCAAATTACTTAAACGAATTCAAGCGAATTTTAAAAAAAAGCGGAAAATTAATTGTTATAGAACCTTGCTTATATGATGGTGCTAGTATTAAAAACACTATAATGAAGACATTTGATAAAGGAGAATATATACGTAGTCAAGACGAATATATGAACCTACTAACATCACAACAGTTTAAAATTGAACAAACTAAACGGTTTTCTAAATGTTTATATAATGAATTATTTATAGTAGCTCATTGA
- a CDS encoding GNAT family N-acetyltransferase translates to MKFIVREIIKEDIEIMHKWAQDKDIAKLSDANPNESFEQFSSRYNLYFNKNSNDGIKLFGILLDEKLIGRLELGIDKKNRSGSFGILIGEKQYWGRGIGKKAINALFNYAFIKLDLNRISCDVYAFNKRSLNLMKSVGMKLEGRLRQKELINKQYVDLILFGLLKKEYNGGEGND, encoded by the coding sequence ATGAAGTTTATAGTAAGAGAGATTATAAAAGAAGACATAGAAATCATGCATAAATGGGCACAGGACAAAGATATTGCTAAACTATCAGATGCAAACCCCAATGAATCATTTGAACAATTCTCTAGTCGATATAATCTTTACTTCAACAAGAATAGTAATGATGGAATTAAACTGTTTGGAATCTTACTTGATGAAAAGTTAATCGGGCGATTAGAACTAGGTATCGATAAGAAAAATAGATCCGGATCGTTTGGGATATTGATCGGTGAGAAACAGTATTGGGGAAGAGGAATCGGTAAAAAGGCAATCAATGCATTGTTCAATTACGCGTTTATTAAACTGGATTTAAATCGTATATCGTGTGACGTATATGCATTTAATAAACGGTCGTTAAATCTCATGAAAAGTGTGGGAATGAAGTTAGAAGGTCGTCTAAGACAAAAAGAACTAATTAATAAACAATACGTTGATTTAATTTTGTTCGGTTTATTAAAAAAAGAATATAATGGTGGTGAAGGAAATGATTAG
- the plsX gene encoding phosphate acyltransferase PlsX, with protein sequence MIRIAVDAMGGDFAPKIAVEGAVSAIKQFSDIEITLYGDEAQIKSLLTDETRINIVHCTDYFRMDEKDLALAIRRRKETSMYMAMVDAREGVVDAFVTAGPTGAVVSGGVLVVKRIKGFSKPALGPIIPQINGDHALLIDCGANPEVKPEHLQQFAEIAAVYCENVMGKKNPRVALLNNGEEEGKGRQLEQDTYKLLKESNLNFIGNMEGKQGITGHTDIIVTDGFTGNIFLKTTEGVAKGIGTTLKEEIKSNLLGKIGGLFLLKNLKRFKKRFDASEVGGSVLFGVRAPVIKAHGSSDSYALMNAIKQARSTVEGRVIDIIKEQINEKSE encoded by the coding sequence ATGATTAGAATAGCAGTAGATGCTATGGGCGGTGATTTTGCGCCTAAGATCGCAGTTGAAGGTGCTGTATCAGCAATTAAACAATTTTCTGATATTGAAATAACGCTTTATGGTGATGAAGCACAAATAAAATCATTACTAACGGATGAAACACGAATTAACATTGTGCACTGCACGGACTATTTTAGAATGGATGAAAAGGATTTAGCGTTAGCAATCAGAAGGCGAAAAGAGACCTCAATGTACATGGCAATGGTTGATGCTAGAGAAGGTGTTGTCGATGCGTTTGTTACAGCAGGACCTACGGGAGCAGTCGTGTCTGGTGGCGTATTAGTCGTTAAACGAATAAAAGGGTTTTCTAAACCTGCATTGGGACCAATAATTCCTCAAATCAATGGTGATCATGCATTATTAATTGACTGTGGAGCAAATCCTGAAGTTAAACCGGAGCATTTACAACAATTTGCAGAAATTGCAGCTGTTTATTGTGAAAATGTCATGGGCAAAAAGAATCCTCGTGTTGCACTATTAAATAATGGTGAAGAAGAAGGAAAAGGACGTCAACTAGAACAAGATACGTATAAGCTCTTAAAGGAATCAAACCTAAATTTCATAGGAAATATGGAAGGGAAACAAGGTATTACTGGCCATACAGATATTATTGTGACAGATGGTTTTACAGGAAACATCTTCCTTAAAACAACAGAAGGAGTTGCAAAAGGAATAGGAACTACCTTGAAAGAAGAAATTAAATCGAATTTATTAGGTAAAATTGGTGGTTTATTCTTGTTAAAGAACCTAAAACGATTTAAAAAGAGATTTGATGCTAGTGAAGTCGGTGGATCTGTTTTATTTGGGGTAAGAGCACCTGTTATTAAGGCACATGGTTCTTCTGATTCATATGCATTAATGAATGCTATTAAACAGGCTAGAAGTACGGTAGAAGGACGCGTTATCGATATTATTAAAGAACAAATTAACGAAAAATCTGAATAG
- the recG gene encoding ATP-dependent DNA helicase RecG yields the protein MQNLNEIEVKQVKGVGPKSLERLQELKIYTVADLLNHFPRSYDDFEVIDINHAEDGEKVTVIGDIVTEPVFQYYKGKRNRKMTRLTFKIRTNQAIIKVIAFNRAFLRGKINQGQEITVTGKFDRQFASITANELKLDRLENASVRPQYTLKSLPYITFTSIIKNALDEFGELANDELPTYLLERYRLISKKRLYSFAHTPKNREQIKQVFRRVKYEELLLYQLKIFYLKQVEYKREERYKKVFDQIKANEFINNLPFELTKDQMNAINDILGDLSKEQAMNRLLQGDVGSGKTVVAALSLYANYLAGYQGTLMAPTEILAEQHAKTLNDLFISYHLKIELLTSSVSKKQRSLILTRLKNHEIDILIGTHSLISEGVTFKRLGLGIVDEQHRFGVMQRKLLKDKGDSVDALFLSATPIPRTLALSTFGDMEISSIKQLPKGRKPVQTHLINSKYEERLLGFVRKIISLGQQVYVIAPLIEESDKIDIQNAVDIYEKYQTIFGERINIGLLHGKMKQEEKETIMGAFKNNTIQLLVSTTVVEVGVNVPNASLMVIVDADRFGLAQLHQLRGRVGRGEHQSYCILVCDHQSEKTLERLTVMTNTTNGFELAEHDLKLRGPGDFFGAKQSGLPEFKMADLVKDYKILEIAREDAKAIIESNEIHQNKDYLPLRLKLFKEIDEMGNRLD from the coding sequence ATGCAGAATTTAAATGAAATTGAAGTAAAGCAGGTTAAAGGCGTTGGTCCTAAATCGCTCGAGCGATTACAAGAATTAAAAATCTATACTGTTGCTGATTTACTGAATCATTTCCCGCGGTCTTATGACGATTTTGAGGTAATAGATATTAATCATGCTGAAGATGGGGAAAAAGTTACGGTAATTGGTGATATTGTGACGGAACCAGTATTTCAGTATTATAAGGGAAAACGAAATCGAAAGATGACACGTTTAACATTTAAAATAAGGACAAATCAAGCGATTATTAAGGTGATTGCTTTTAATCGAGCTTTTCTAAGAGGTAAAATTAATCAAGGGCAGGAGATTACCGTTACAGGTAAATTTGACCGTCAGTTTGCAAGCATTACTGCAAATGAATTAAAATTAGACCGGTTAGAGAATGCATCGGTAAGGCCTCAATACACATTAAAATCGCTCCCATACATTACATTCACCTCAATTATAAAAAACGCACTTGATGAATTCGGTGAGTTAGCTAATGATGAATTACCGACTTATTTGTTAGAGCGCTACCGACTTATTTCAAAAAAGCGTCTGTATTCGTTTGCTCATACACCCAAAAATAGAGAACAAATTAAACAGGTATTTAGGCGTGTCAAATATGAAGAGTTGCTCCTTTATCAATTAAAAATATTCTATTTAAAACAGGTTGAATACAAAAGAGAAGAACGCTATAAAAAAGTGTTTGATCAAATAAAAGCGAATGAATTTATTAATAATCTACCATTTGAACTTACAAAAGACCAAATGAATGCTATTAATGATATTTTAGGCGACCTATCAAAGGAACAGGCAATGAATCGTTTGTTACAAGGGGATGTGGGGTCAGGAAAGACAGTTGTTGCAGCTTTATCCTTATACGCAAACTACTTAGCAGGGTATCAGGGAACGTTAATGGCACCAACAGAAATATTAGCAGAGCAACATGCAAAGACCTTAAATGACTTATTTATTTCCTATCATTTAAAAATTGAACTCTTAACAAGTTCGGTTAGTAAGAAACAACGATCTTTAATTCTTACACGTCTTAAAAATCATGAAATTGATATCTTGATCGGAACCCACTCATTAATAAGTGAAGGTGTAACATTTAAGCGCTTAGGATTAGGTATTGTTGATGAGCAACACCGATTTGGTGTTATGCAACGAAAGCTACTAAAGGATAAAGGTGATAGCGTGGATGCCTTATTCCTTAGTGCAACTCCGATTCCTAGAACACTTGCATTATCAACATTTGGTGATATGGAGATATCTTCGATTAAACAACTTCCAAAAGGCAGAAAGCCAGTACAAACGCATCTTATTAATTCAAAGTATGAAGAACGGCTACTCGGTTTTGTCAGAAAGATTATTTCCTTAGGTCAGCAAGTATATGTTATTGCACCACTTATTGAGGAGTCCGATAAGATTGATATTCAAAATGCCGTTGATATTTATGAGAAGTATCAAACGATTTTTGGTGAACGTATTAACATTGGCTTATTACATGGTAAAATGAAACAGGAAGAAAAAGAAACTATAATGGGGGCATTTAAAAATAATACGATTCAACTACTTGTAAGTACAACAGTCGTAGAGGTTGGTGTAAATGTTCCGAATGCATCGCTAATGGTTATTGTCGATGCAGATCGGTTTGGTCTTGCACAACTTCATCAGCTAAGAGGGCGTGTAGGCCGTGGAGAACATCAATCATATTGTATCTTGGTATGTGACCATCAAAGTGAGAAAACATTAGAGCGTTTAACAGTAATGACAAATACAACAAATGGATTTGAACTTGCAGAACACGATTTGAAATTACGAGGACCAGGCGATTTCTTTGGAGCAAAACAATCTGGCTTACCAGAGTTTAAGATGGCTGACCTTGTTAAGGATTATAAAATTTTAGAAATTGCAAGAGAAGATGCTAAGGCGATCATTGAATCGAATGAAATCCATCAGAACAAAGACTATCTTCCCCTTAGACTGAAACTATTTAAGGAGATTGATGAGATGGGCAATCGTTTAGATTAA